In Bacteroidia bacterium, the following proteins share a genomic window:
- a CDS encoding outer membrane lipoprotein carrier protein LolA, translating into MIKHLLFSTGLVLVFSFNLISQNNKTAATYQAVDPKAKSILDQVSAKTKAYKSIEAEFGIVVESKQEKTKDSKKGKIWIKGNKYKADLAASNIFNDGKTQWTYMKDANEVNITTPDPNDDSSLNPAKMFTIYEKGYKIKYIGEKFENARALYEIELYPIDLKKDFTKITLKIDKTKMQIFSMKRFGKDGTDYLIEVIKMETDKEMADAMFTFDKTKYPKVEVNDMRE; encoded by the coding sequence ATGATAAAGCATTTATTGTTTTCAACAGGCTTAGTTTTAGTGTTTTCATTTAATTTAATAAGTCAAAATAATAAAACTGCTGCAACATATCAGGCAGTAGATCCTAAGGCAAAATCTATACTTGATCAGGTTTCTGCAAAAACAAAAGCTTATAAATCTATTGAAGCTGAATTTGGAATAGTAGTGGAAAGCAAACAGGAAAAAACAAAAGATTCTAAGAAAGGCAAAATATGGATAAAAGGAAATAAATATAAAGCAGATTTAGCTGCTTCAAATATTTTTAATGACGGAAAAACCCAATGGACATATATGAAAGATGCCAATGAGGTTAATATTACAACACCAGATCCAAATGATGATAGCTCATTAAATCCAGCTAAAATGTTTACCATTTATGAAAAAGGATATAAAATAAAGTATATTGGTGAAAAATTTGAAAATGCACGTGCTTTATACGAAATTGAGCTTTATCCTATTGATTTGAAAAAAGATTTTACAAAAATAACTTTGAAAATAGATAAAACCAAAATGCAGATTTTTAGCATGAAAAGATTTGGAAAAGATGGTACTGATTATCTTATTGAAGTTATTAAAATGGAAACTGATAAAGAAATGGCAGATGCAATGTTTACTTTTGATAAAACAAAGTACCCTAAGGTTGAAGTAAACGATATGAGAGAGTAA
- a CDS encoding nitroreductase family protein produces MDFLELVKTRQSVRKYSSKPVENELVLKCLEAGRLAPSASNSQPWRFIVVDEPVLCLKVADATTNGGLPINKFAKQAPVLIVIVIERPKLLTRLAGKLKHKDFEWTDLGITAEHICLQATELGLGTCMIGWFDEPKIMELLNVPKSKRIGVVITLGYAEENYLQRKKIRKSPEVVFSYNKW; encoded by the coding sequence ATGGATTTTCTTGAACTTGTAAAAACCAGACAGAGTGTTAGAAAATACTCATCAAAACCGGTTGAAAATGAATTAGTATTAAAATGTCTGGAGGCTGGTCGTTTAGCGCCTTCTGCAAGTAATTCACAACCATGGCGATTTATAGTAGTTGATGAACCTGTATTATGTTTAAAAGTTGCAGATGCAACAACAAACGGAGGGTTGCCAATAAATAAATTCGCAAAACAGGCTCCTGTATTGATTGTTATCGTAATTGAACGTCCTAAGTTGCTTACAAGGCTTGCAGGCAAGTTAAAACATAAGGATTTTGAATGGACTGATTTAGGTATTACTGCAGAACATATTTGTCTTCAGGCAACCGAACTTGGTTTAGGAACTTGTATGATTGGTTGGTTTGATGAACCTAAAATAATGGAATTATTAAATGTCCCTAAATCAAAAAGAATAGGTGTAGTAATAACATTAGGTTACGCCGAAGAAAATTATTTACAAAGAAAGAAAATAAGAAAAAGTCCCGAGGTTGTGTTTTCTTATAACAAATGGTAA
- a CDS encoding 2-oxoacid:ferredoxin oxidoreductase subunit beta: protein MEQILNTIERSNVELTKEDFVSDQMVKWCAGCGAHAILAAVANVFPKIGYRKENFMMVSGIGCSSRFPYYVNTYGFHGIHGRANAIASGVKISNPKLSVWVATGDGDSMAIGGNHFIHTIRRNIDLNIILFNNMIYGLTKGQYSPTSPMGSVTKTSPQGTIEHPFNAGELVIGAQGTFFARVPDNNIKLMTEVMFEAARHDGTSLVEVLQNCIIYNDKVHAPITSKDTREDNQLVLRNGEPMLFGAGNKKGIRLNQTRLEVVTIGENGITESDILVHDQFQQDPGIQLMLAKMAPPLYPVAMGVIRSAMYPTYDDMVEDQITYAKANSKILTVNDLLNSGDTFEVK, encoded by the coding sequence ATGGAACAAATATTAAATACAATTGAACGTAGTAACGTTGAGCTTACTAAAGAAGATTTTGTAAGCGATCAGATGGTAAAATGGTGTGCAGGTTGTGGCGCTCATGCTATTCTTGCAGCTGTTGCAAATGTTTTCCCAAAAATCGGATACCGTAAAGAAAACTTTATGATGGTTTCCGGTATAGGATGCTCTTCACGTTTTCCATACTATGTAAACACTTATGGATTCCATGGAATTCACGGTCGTGCAAATGCAATTGCTTCCGGTGTTAAAATTTCTAATCCTAAACTTTCGGTATGGGTAGCAACCGGCGACGGTGACTCAATGGCAATCGGTGGAAATCATTTTATTCATACTATTCGTCGTAACATTGACTTAAATATCATTTTGTTTAACAATATGATTTATGGTTTAACAAAAGGTCAATACTCTCCTACTTCACCTATGGGATCTGTTACAAAAACTTCCCCACAGGGAACAATTGAACATCCATTTAATGCTGGTGAATTAGTAATTGGTGCACAGGGAACATTCTTTGCAAGAGTACCTGATAACAATATAAAATTAATGACAGAAGTTATGTTCGAGGCTGCTCGTCATGACGGTACTTCTTTAGTTGAAGTATTACAAAACTGTATTATTTATAATGATAAAGTACATGCACCTATTACTTCAAAAGACACAAGAGAAGATAATCAACTTGTATTAAGAAATGGCGAACCAATGTTATTTGGTGCCGGTAACAAAAAAGGTATCAGATTAAACCAAACCCGTTTGGAAGTTGTTACAATTGGTGAAAATGGAATTACTGAAAGTGATATTTTAGTTCATGATCAATTTCAGCAAGATCCCGGAATTCAATTAATGCTTGCAAAAATGGCTCCACCACTTTATCCTGTTGCAATGGGAGTTATCCGTTCAGCAATGTATCCAACTTATGACGATATGGTTGAAGACCAGATTACATATGCAAAAGCTAACTCAAAAATATTAACCGTTAATGATTTATTAAATAGCGGCGATACTTTTGAAGTAAAATAA
- a CDS encoding 2-oxoacid:acceptor oxidoreductase subunit alpha — protein MSEVKNVVELEDAVIKFVGDSGDGMQLSGTLFADTAAYDGNDLTTFPDYPAEIRAPQNTIAGVSGFQIHFGSKKILTFGDICDTIVALNPASLRANLKWTKKETIIITDSDAYDDSALEKSGYKTNPLTDGSLKDFKIISAPFTTLIKECIKDLNIDVKTTYKSRNMFALGVAFKLYGKTLDHTFHYLEKKFATRPQIVEMNKRVVKAGFDWAATNPQLECLYNIPNAKMEKGRYRNITGNVATAWGLIAAGERAERPLFLGSYPITPATEILMEIVKYKSLGAKVFQAEDEIAGICSAIGASYTGSLALTTTSGPGLSLKSEALGLAVITELPLVIVNVQRGGPSTGLPTKSEQSDLYQALYGRNGECPLIVMAASSSADCFYSAFEAAKLSVEHMTPVILLTDGSLGNGSELFKIPDTKDLPKITAPLAKANDPNYKPYNRDEKTLARQWAIPGTEGLRHRVGGLEKENGIGTVSMDPINHELMVGLRAEKVQRVANYIDPQEVYGDQEGDLLIVSWGGTKGVIRDSVIEMKKEGYKVGHAHFKHIMPLPKNTTEIFGKFKKIIVCELNSGQFVGYLRITHPEFKYNQANKVQSLPFMIHELKEKYYKLLEK, from the coding sequence ATGAGCGAAGTAAAAAACGTTGTTGAATTGGAAGATGCTGTAATTAAATTTGTAGGTGACTCTGGTGACGGAATGCAACTTTCCGGTACTTTGTTTGCCGATACAGCAGCTTATGATGGTAATGATCTTACTACTTTTCCGGATTATCCGGCTGAAATCAGGGCCCCACAAAATACTATAGCTGGTGTTTCTGGTTTTCAAATCCATTTCGGAAGTAAAAAAATTCTTACTTTCGGTGACATTTGCGACACTATTGTAGCTTTAAACCCAGCTTCATTACGTGCAAATTTAAAATGGACCAAGAAAGAAACAATTATTATTACAGATTCTGATGCTTATGATGATTCTGCTTTAGAGAAATCAGGTTACAAAACAAATCCGTTAACTGACGGTAGTTTAAAAGATTTTAAAATTATTTCTGCACCATTTACTACTTTAATTAAAGAGTGCATTAAAGATTTAAATATTGATGTTAAGACCACATACAAAAGTCGTAACATGTTTGCCTTAGGTGTTGCATTTAAACTTTACGGAAAGACTTTAGATCATACCTTTCATTATTTAGAAAAGAAATTTGCAACAAGACCACAAATTGTTGAAATGAACAAAAGAGTTGTAAAAGCAGGATTTGATTGGGCTGCAACTAATCCACAACTTGAATGTTTATATAATATTCCAAATGCAAAAATGGAAAAAGGACGTTACCGTAACATTACAGGAAACGTTGCTACAGCTTGGGGATTAATTGCTGCTGGTGAAAGAGCAGAAAGACCGTTATTCCTTGGATCATATCCTATCACTCCTGCTACCGAAATCCTAATGGAAATTGTTAAATATAAATCATTAGGTGCAAAAGTATTTCAGGCAGAAGACGAAATTGCAGGTATTTGTTCAGCAATTGGTGCTAGTTATACTGGTTCTCTTGCATTAACAACAACTTCTGGTCCTGGTCTTTCATTAAAAAGTGAAGCATTGGGTTTAGCTGTTATTACTGAACTTCCTTTAGTAATTGTAAATGTTCAACGTGGTGGTCCATCAACAGGATTACCTACAAAATCTGAACAATCAGATTTATATCAGGCACTTTATGGCAGAAATGGTGAATGTCCATTAATCGTAATGGCTGCATCATCTTCAGCAGATTGTTTTTACAGTGCTTTTGAAGCAGCTAAATTAAGTGTTGAGCACATGACTCCGGTTATTTTATTAACCGATGGTTCATTAGGTAATGGTTCAGAATTATTTAAAATTCCTGATACTAAAGATTTACCAAAAATTACAGCTCCACTTGCAAAAGCAAACGATCCTAATTACAAACCTTATAACCGCGACGAAAAAACACTTGCTCGTCAATGGGCAATTCCCGGAACAGAAGGATTACGTCACAGAGTTGGTGGTTTAGAAAAAGAAAACGGAATTGGTACTGTTTCTATGGATCCTATTAACCATGAATTAATGGTTGGATTAAGAGCAGAAAAAGTTCAGCGTGTTGCAAATTATATCGACCCACAAGAAGTATATGGTGATCAGGAAGGCGACTTGCTAATTGTTAGCTGGGGCGGAACAAAAGGTGTAATCAGAGATTCTGTTATTGAAATGAAAAAAGAAGGCTATAAAGTTGGTCATGCTCATTTCAAACATATTATGCCTCTTCCAAAAAACACAACTGAGATATTCGGAAAATTCAAGAAAATTATTGTTTGCGAATTAAACAGCGGACAATTTGTAGGTTATTTGAGAATAACTCACCCTGAATTTAAATACAACCAGGCAAACAAAGTTCAGTCATTGCCATTTATGATTCACGAATTAAAAGAAAAATATTACAAATTACTTGAGAAATAA
- the rsfS gene encoding ribosome silencing factor: MTKSTKKTSKPALLESIIDAVKEKKGKDIVVVDLREITSRVCDYFVICNADSNVHVQSIARGVEDNVRILLAEKPFSKEGLTNSQWVLIDYVSVVVHVLETSFREYYNLEGLWADATITHHASDE, translated from the coding sequence ATTACTAAATCTACTAAAAAGACAAGCAAGCCTGCACTATTAGAATCAATAATTGACGCAGTAAAAGAGAAAAAAGGTAAAGATATTGTTGTTGTTGATTTAAGAGAAATTACATCAAGAGTTTGCGATTACTTTGTTATTTGCAATGCCGATTCAAATGTTCATGTTCAGTCAATTGCCAGAGGTGTTGAAGATAATGTCAGAATATTACTTGCCGAAAAACCATTTTCAAAAGAAGGTTTAACAAACTCACAATGGGTTCTTATTGATTATGTGTCAGTTGTTGTTCATGTTTTGGAAACTTCTTTCAGAGAGTATTATAATCTTGAAGGGTTGTGGGCAGATGCAACAATTACGCACCATGCATCAGATGAGTAA
- the hflB gene encoding ATP-dependent zinc metalloprotease FtsH encodes MEENNNIKKGNKLKPKFNIYWVYGLILAIFIGTYFFPTIDGGGAKETRRKDFDTMLKDGDVDKILIVNDKKVEIYLKKDSLVKEKYKTASKKGPQYTFNIGDSRGFEEQLTEIQKDSTEKIKPDYETRKDVFGDMLTWLLPLIIIVLIWIFIFRKMSGGSGGSQIFSIGKSRAKMFDKDTLHVKIDFKDVAGLEEAKVEIREIVDFLKNPKKYTELGGKIPKGALLVGPPGTGKTLLAKAVAGEANVPFFSISGSDFVEMFVGVGASRVRDLFKQAKEKAPCIIFIDEIDAIGRARGKNPNFGSNDERENTLNQLLTEMDGFDSNTGVIILAATNRADMLDRALVRAGRFDRQIHVELPDLNERRDIFKVHLKPIKFDENLDVEFLSRQTPGFSGADIANVCNEAALIAARTEKKAVEKQDFLDAIDRIVGGLEKRSKIITIKEKKTIAFHEAGHASISWLLEHASPLVKVTIIPRGRSLGAAWYLPDERQITTLEQILDELCATLGGRASEEITFGKISTGALNDLERVTKQAYALVSFFGMSGEIGNVSFYDSSGQTDFAFSKPYSEKTSEKIDSEVKKIIEEQYTRAKKLLLENKEKLDKLGNLLLEKEVIFSDDLEIIFGKRPYEAEEAYVSKSVANNKPKEVEITVLDNNQETNESSVSETHEEK; translated from the coding sequence ATGGAAGAAAATAATAATATTAAAAAAGGAAATAAATTAAAACCCAAATTCAATATATATTGGGTTTACGGACTTATTCTGGCTATTTTTATTGGTACATACTTTTTCCCTACAATTGATGGTGGTGGTGCAAAAGAAACCAGACGTAAGGATTTTGACACAATGCTTAAAGATGGTGATGTAGACAAAATACTTATTGTTAACGATAAGAAAGTTGAAATTTATTTGAAGAAAGATTCATTAGTAAAAGAAAAATATAAAACCGCTTCAAAGAAAGGACCTCAATATACATTTAATATAGGTGATAGCAGAGGTTTTGAAGAACAACTTACAGAAATACAAAAAGATTCAACTGAAAAGATAAAACCCGATTACGAAACCCGTAAGGATGTATTTGGTGATATGCTAACCTGGTTGCTGCCTCTTATAATAATTGTACTTATTTGGATATTTATTTTTCGTAAAATGTCTGGAGGTTCTGGTGGTAGCCAGATATTTAGTATCGGGAAATCAAGAGCTAAAATGTTTGATAAAGATACTTTGCATGTAAAAATTGATTTTAAGGATGTTGCAGGATTGGAGGAAGCTAAAGTTGAAATACGTGAGATTGTTGATTTTCTTAAAAATCCTAAAAAATATACTGAACTTGGCGGTAAAATTCCTAAAGGAGCTTTACTTGTAGGACCTCCGGGAACTGGTAAAACATTACTTGCAAAAGCAGTAGCAGGTGAAGCTAATGTGCCTTTCTTCTCAATTTCAGGTTCTGATTTTGTCGAGATGTTTGTTGGTGTTGGTGCATCACGTGTACGCGACCTTTTTAAACAGGCAAAAGAAAAAGCTCCTTGTATAATTTTTATAGATGAAATTGATGCGATAGGCAGAGCTCGTGGTAAAAATCCTAATTTCGGTTCAAACGATGAACGTGAAAACACTCTTAACCAGCTTTTAACTGAGATGGATGGCTTTGATTCTAATACCGGAGTAATTATACTTGCAGCTACAAACAGAGCTGATATGTTAGACAGAGCACTTGTTCGTGCAGGTCGTTTTGACAGACAAATACATGTTGAATTACCCGATTTGAATGAGCGTAGGGATATTTTTAAAGTGCATTTAAAACCAATAAAATTTGATGAAAATCTTGATGTAGAATTTTTATCACGTCAGACTCCTGGTTTTAGCGGTGCTGATATTGCAAATGTATGTAATGAAGCTGCTTTAATAGCTGCAAGAACAGAAAAAAAAGCAGTAGAAAAACAAGATTTCTTAGATGCTATTGATAGAATTGTTGGCGGTCTTGAAAAACGTTCTAAGATTATTACAATAAAAGAAAAGAAAACTATTGCTTTTCATGAAGCTGGTCATGCTTCCATTAGCTGGTTGTTAGAACATGCAAGTCCTTTGGTAAAAGTTACAATAATTCCTCGTGGAAGATCTTTAGGTGCTGCATGGTATTTACCTGATGAAAGACAAATTACTACTTTGGAGCAAATCTTAGACGAGCTTTGTGCTACACTTGGTGGAAGAGCATCTGAGGAAATAACATTTGGCAAAATATCTACAGGTGCATTAAATGATCTTGAAAGGGTTACAAAACAAGCCTATGCTTTAGTTTCATTTTTTGGAATGAGTGGTGAAATTGGTAATGTAAGTTTTTACGATTCATCAGGTCAGACCGATTTTGCATTTTCGAAACCATATAGTGAAAAGACTTCAGAAAAGATTGATTCAGAAGTAAAGAAGATTATTGAAGAACAATATACAAGAGCAAAAAAATTACTCCTAGAAAATAAAGAAAAACTCGACAAGTTAGGTAATCTGCTTTTGGAAAAGGAAGTAATTTTTAGCGATGATCTTGAAATTATTTTTGGTAAAAGACCATATGAAGCTGAGGAAGCATATGTTAGTAAATCTGTTGCTAATAATAAACCAAAAGAGGTTGAAATTACAGTATTGGATAATAACCAGGAAACTAATGAGTCTAGTGTTAGTGAAACTCACGAAGAAAAATAA
- a CDS encoding DUF2007 domain-containing protein — MKKEIDENWVFVFKTTDENLCERAKLILKNEKIESVVMNKKDSNFLIGEVELYVKMEDLANTHVILKGIEIE, encoded by the coding sequence ATGAAAAAGGAAATTGATGAAAATTGGGTTTTTGTATTTAAAACAACTGACGAAAATCTATGTGAAAGAGCAAAGCTTATTCTTAAAAATGAAAAAATTGAAAGCGTTGTTATGAATAAGAAGGATAGTAATTTCTTAATTGGTGAAGTTGAATTGTATGTAAAAATGGAAGATCTAGCAAATACACATGTAATATTAAAAGGAATCGAAATTGAATAG
- a CDS encoding phosphatidate cytidylyltransferase, with protein MLKRALTGALFVIVLVSSILLGSITFYLLFSVILILSMIEFYGISKHTSAKPQVILGIFTGWLFFTFNFLYAVDFIQLRYFVIFIPIFILFMINELYLFHKRPLASLAYTYLGLIYVAVPFAMLNYFVFRSGIDISEVEIAANAEDVINNSVNYMDFLNPNKTVFYSPYFLLGFFILIWIYDTFAYLVGIAIGKHRLFERVSPKKSWEGAIGGAAFTIGLSVLFPLMFPTLLWYQWMILAVLIVLFSTFGDLVESLFKRSLNIKDSGKMLPGHGGMLDRFDSVLIAAPITFVYLQSLF; from the coding sequence ATGTTAAAACGTGCTCTAACAGGGGCACTTTTTGTAATTGTTTTAGTATCGTCAATATTGTTAGGAAGTATAACATTCTATTTACTGTTTAGTGTTATACTTATTCTGTCAATGATTGAATTTTATGGTATTTCAAAGCATACTTCAGCAAAACCTCAGGTAATACTGGGAATTTTTACTGGTTGGTTGTTTTTTACTTTTAATTTTTTATATGCAGTTGATTTTATTCAGTTACGATACTTTGTAATTTTTATTCCTATTTTTATTTTGTTTATGATTAATGAATTATATTTATTTCATAAACGCCCATTAGCCAGTCTTGCATATACTTATCTGGGATTAATTTATGTTGCTGTTCCTTTTGCAATGCTTAATTATTTTGTATTCAGAAGCGGTATTGACATTTCTGAAGTTGAGATAGCTGCTAATGCTGAGGATGTTATAAATAATTCTGTGAATTATATGGATTTTTTAAATCCAAACAAAACAGTTTTTTATAGCCCTTATTTTTTACTTGGTTTTTTTATTCTCATCTGGATATATGATACTTTTGCTTATCTGGTGGGTATTGCAATTGGCAAACATCGTTTATTCGAACGCGTTTCACCAAAAAAATCATGGGAGGGTGCAATTGGTGGTGCAGCATTTACAATCGGACTTTCAGTTTTATTTCCTTTAATGTTTCCAACCTTATTATGGTATCAATGGATGATATTAGCTGTATTAATAGTATTATTCTCAACATTTGGCGATTTGGTAGAGTCACTTTTTAAAAGAAGTTTAAATATAAAAGATTCAGGAAAAATGCTGCCTGGGCATGGTGGAATGCTTGATCGTTTTGATAGTGTGCTGATTGCTGCACCAATTACTTTTGTGTATTTGCAATCTCTTTTTTAA
- a CDS encoding phosphatidylserine decarboxylase family protein, with amino-acid sequence MAENLKKVSSAKIHKEGYNSILVVFVFLLLLNSGIDYFIEGFLIIKLTVLAASIAVWGLVVYFFRVPKRVLIGDDNKIYAPADGKVVVIENVFEKEYFNDYRKQVSIFMSPLNVHINWVPVNGKVQYLQYHPGTYMVAWKPKASEENERFTTVFKTKDNVEILMRQIAGKLARRIVSYASKETEYQLNEQIGIIKFGSRVDVFLPTDAKVMVNINQKVTGNKTQIAEL; translated from the coding sequence ATGGCAGAAAACCTCAAAAAAGTTTCCTCAGCAAAAATTCATAAAGAAGGCTATAATAGTATATTAGTAGTATTTGTATTTTTATTATTGTTAAATTCCGGAATAGATTATTTTATCGAAGGTTTTTTAATAATTAAGTTAACTGTTTTAGCTGCATCAATAGCAGTATGGGGTTTAGTTGTTTACTTTTTTAGGGTACCAAAAAGAGTTTTAATTGGTGATGATAATAAAATATATGCTCCTGCTGATGGTAAAGTTGTGGTAATTGAAAATGTTTTTGAAAAAGAATATTTTAACGATTACAGAAAACAGGTTTCAATTTTTATGTCTCCATTAAATGTTCATATTAATTGGGTTCCTGTAAATGGTAAAGTGCAATATTTGCAGTATCATCCGGGTACATATATGGTAGCCTGGAAACCTAAAGCTTCTGAAGAAAATGAACGCTTTACTACAGTTTTTAAAACAAAAGATAATGTAGAAATTTTAATGAGACAAATTGCAGGTAAACTTGCCCGCCGTATTGTTTCATATGCAAGTAAAGAAACCGAATACCAGCTTAACGAACAAATTGGAATTATTAAGTTTGGTTCCAGAGTGGATGTGTTTTTACCTACCGATGCAAAAGTAATGGTTAACATTAATCAGAAGGTAACCGGTAACAAAACGCAGATAGCAGAATTATAG
- a CDS encoding HD domain-containing protein — protein MKNPFSDDIYKKRRFPKEFPIRGEYFRDQTAILHSMEFRRLKHKTQVFFAPENDHVCTRIEHVLHVATICASVCKGLNKYGWQLDTEMAYAIGLGHDLGHAPFGHTGEEALCEALNKPHSFIHEIHSYKIAEYLAQDGLGLNLTYGVLDGIISHCGEKFERSISPSHSLKNLDEISDRASIPNSYEGCIMRFADKIAYLGRDLEDAFMVEDFINAKDVPEKIAKRLGNKNGEIINHLVMDLIESSKDTDEIRLSDEYFELMNELKIFNYKYIYNNNKMLEYGKFCKNIIKTLFEHFNLLLIKNGNEFNKYKILNLKLDRSFGAYIERMNNYYIQTSESNEQIIVNFIAGMTDHYAMEAMRQISLPKPIAFIK, from the coding sequence ATGAAAAATCCATTTTCAGACGATATATATAAAAAAAGAAGATTCCCAAAGGAATTTCCTATACGCGGTGAATATTTCCGCGACCAAACAGCAATTCTCCATTCTATGGAGTTCAGAAGATTAAAGCATAAAACTCAGGTATTTTTCGCCCCTGAGAATGATCATGTTTGTACAAGAATTGAACACGTTTTGCACGTTGCAACAATTTGCGCTTCAGTATGTAAAGGTTTAAACAAATATGGCTGGCAACTTGATACCGAAATGGCTTATGCAATTGGTCTCGGACATGACTTAGGTCATGCTCCATTCGGTCACACCGGCGAGGAAGCATTGTGTGAAGCACTAAATAAGCCACATTCATTTATTCACGAGATTCACAGTTATAAAATTGCCGAATATTTAGCACAGGATGGTTTAGGTTTAAATTTAACTTATGGTGTTTTAGATGGTATAATTAGTCACTGCGGCGAAAAATTTGAACGTTCCATTTCTCCATCTCATTCTTTAAAAAATCTTGATGAAATTAGCGACAGAGCAAGTATTCCAAACTCTTATGAAGGCTGTATAATGCGTTTTGCTGATAAGATTGCATATTTAGGTCGCGACCTTGAAGATGCTTTTATGGTAGAAGATTTTATTAATGCTAAAGATGTTCCCGAGAAAATTGCAAAAAGACTTGGTAATAAAAACGGTGAAATAATAAATCACCTTGTTATGGATTTAATAGAAAGCTCCAAAGACACAGATGAAATAAGACTTTCAGATGAGTATTTCGAATTAATGAATGAACTTAAAATTTTTAATTATAAGTATATTTACAATAATAACAAAATGCTTGAATATGGTAAATTTTGTAAAAATATTATTAAAACATTATTCGAACATTTTAATTTGTTATTAATTAAAAACGGAAATGAATTTAATAAATATAAAATTCTTAATCTTAAACTAGACAGATCGTTTGGAGCTTATATTGAGAGAATGAACAATTATTATATTCAAACAAGTGAAAGCAATGAACAAATTATTGTAAATTTTATTGCTGGCATGACCGACCATTATGCAATGGAGGCTATGAGGCAAATTTCTTTACCTAAACCAATTGCGTTTATTAAATAA
- the purS gene encoding phosphoribosylformylglycinamidine synthase subunit PurS has product MKFLAEINVMPLKALLDPQGKAVLQSMHNIGYKTVGDVRIGKHITIELEADAKEVAEAIIADACKKMLSNQIMESFEFTIKQVK; this is encoded by the coding sequence ATGAAATTTCTTGCTGAAATTAATGTAATGCCTTTAAAGGCTCTTTTAGATCCACAAGGTAAAGCTGTTTTGCAAAGCATGCATAATATTGGTTACAAAACTGTTGGTGATGTAAGAATTGGTAAACATATTACTATCGAACTTGAAGCAGATGCTAAAGAAGTTGCCGAGGCAATTATTGCTGATGCGTGTAAAAAAATGCTTTCAAATCAGATAATGGAAAGCTTTGAGTTTACTATAAAGCAGGTAAAATAA